DNA sequence from the Chloroflexota bacterium genome:
CCATGAGGCGCCAGGTTCTTCAGGCGGAGGTTGTCATAGGGGCTGTTGGTATCGACACCGATGATGTTGTCCGCCGTCATGTTGGGCGCATGTTTTTGCCAGATGCTGATCAGATCGTCGGCAAACTTTTCCTTCAGCACTAGCCATTCCTTCTCACTGAGGTCGCTGGCCCGCGGCCCCTGCATCTCGCACTGGGCCACATGCTTGCCGGGCGGTGCGTATGCTGGGTCAGCCAGACTGTGGCACCAGATGACGGGATTATAGTCCTCGATCGGGGGCATCTTCCCCATGTTGGCATAATGACACTCGGTAGCCACGTGCTCAGGATTGGCATCGTTGGTCAGCCCGAGCCATTCGCATTTGTTGATATCCGGGTTGAAGGAAGCAGCCTTATACTTTGGCGCCTGGTGGAGGGCAAAGCTGTACCACATGAGATTACCTATGTTGCTGGTCGACAGGTTGTCGACGCGTCGGGCTATTGATTCCCCAATGACGTCCCTGCCCATCAGCTCGACCAGTTGCCAGGCGCTCAAGCCGGCACTGACCACGATCTTCCTGGCCTTGACCTGGCTGCCGTCAACCAGGCGGATGCCGGTGCAGGTCCCGTTCTCGATGATGGCCTTGGATACCTCAGCATGGGTGAAGAACTTGACGCCATTCTGCACCAGGATCTGGTGGCAGGCATGGGCTATCTGATGCGTACCACCCCGGGCGTAGCCAATCGTGGGCGTTGTCATGAACATACCTATTCCGGTGGTTCCCAGCTGCACGTCATTGACGTTGGTACAGGCGGAAACAACAAACCTCAGAAAACAGTATTGTACCTCCGGGCTCTCGAAGTACTCCTTCACTATCCGCTTGGGGCTGGCTGCCAGAACCAGTGAGTCTGGATTGATGCCAGCCTCGAGCAACCTGGGGTATACGGCGAGTTGCCGGTTGAAGAACTCAGGTTGA
Encoded proteins:
- a CDS encoding NAD(P)/FAD-dependent oxidoreductase, producing the protein MADLTFDAVICGGGNKALMLAMYLSKYAGMSVGIFERRHEIGGGLATEETSAPGFRGNTHANIMLPWYYAPLWRDFPDFWEYGGQIDQYPVSDGAVFLNNNTCLAIYSEKEDPTQEKTAREIARFSKKDAETWLKFWKLWQCDDFQKVTVDPLMNPPDWQIQPEFFNRQLAVYPRLLEAGINPDSLVLAASPKRIVKEYFESPEVQYCFLRFVVSACTNVNDVQLGTTGIGMFMTTPTIGYARGGTHQIAHACHQILVQNGVKFFTHAEVSKAIIENGTCTGIRLVDGSQVKARKIVVSAGLSAWQLVELMGRDVIGESIARRVDNLSTSNIGNLMWYSFALHQAPKYKAASFNPDINKCEWLGLTNDANPEHVATECHYANMGKMPPIEDYNPVIWCHSLADPAYAPPGKHVAQCEMQGPRASDLSEKEWLVLKEKFADDLISIWQKHAPNMTADNIIGVDTNSPYDNLRLKNLAPHGNFAGIDRTLWQSGPNRPTPELSSHRTPVKNLYCTGGFWPIGGNASAEAAYNCYKTIARDMGLGKPWEEKGKEEPDSLVHYTRWATNKMRESFKPPTTQ